Genomic window (Chloroflexota bacterium):
TCGGCTGGTATCCATTGGTAGCCTGGTTGGGCTCTTTTCAAGTTCAGCTGTTCACGCAGCTGTGCATTTTCCCTTTCCAGTTCAGAGAGCCTTACATTCTCCTGGGTAAGCCGATCCACTGTCTGGCGTAAGCGCTCGTTCTCTCGGCGCAGCTCGCCTATTGTTTGGATGGCTTGCAGGAGATTGGCGACGGGTTCGATAGCTGTGGTAGTAGCCCACTGCAAAGGGGCGATACCCCTTGCAGCGAGGTCTTCTACAAGGTGGAGAGGGGCTATCAGTCTGATGGCGATTAGGCCGATGGCCAGAACAAAGCCAAGATAGTAAAGTACGCTTCGCAAAGGTAAACCTCTAACTAGTGAAGAAGGGTGAGGGGGCAATGACCCGAAGCTGGCCGCTGCTTATCTAAGTGGTCGCTCGTATTTAACTGGTACCTCCACCTTGCGCAAAATATCGATCTCTTCCAATACCTCAGCTGTACCGCGTACTACACAGGTAAGAGGATCATCGGCCACGTAAACCCGCATCTTCGTCTCTTGGGATAGGCGCTGGTCCAGTCCGGCCAGAAGTGCCCCCCCACCGGCTAAGGCGATCCCCTGAGCCATAAGGTCGGCGATGAGCTCTGGAGGGGTCTCCTCGATGGTCATCTTAACCATTTCGACAATGGCTGATGCAGAACTGGAGATGGCCTCTCGGATCTCCACACTGCTTATTTCAACCGACTTTGGAAGGCCGGTGACCAAGTCACGTCCCCGCAGAATCGCCGTGCGCTCTTCGGGTAGTGGGTAGGCTGAGCCGATGGCGATCTTGACTTCCTCGGCCATACGCTCACCGATAGCCAAGTTATGTCTTTGGTGGGCATATTGCATAATCTCCTGATCCATCTCATCACCGGCGATGCGAATGGAACGACTCAAGACAATCCCAGCCAGAGAGAAGACGGCTACCTCCGTTGTCCCCCCGCCAATATCGACGATCATGCTGCCAGTGGCTTCAGTGATAGGGAGGTTGGCGCCGATCGCCGCAGCCATCGGTTCCTCAATCAGGTGAGCTTCTCTCGCTCCGGCATTCCTGGCCGCATCATGGACGGCCATCTTCTCCACCTCAGTTACGCCACTGGGGATACCAATCACCACCCGTGGTCGGCCTGAATAACCAAATTGGTGATTGGCCTTTTGGATGAAGTAACGTAGCATTTGCTCGGCCACATCAAAATCGCCTATGACCCCATCCTTAAGAGGACGAATGGCCACGATATTGGCTGGCGTTCGCCCAACCATTCGTTTAGCTTCCGCCCCGATGGCCAAGATCTTTTTCGTCTTCTTGTTTATGGCCACGACGGATGGTTCATCAATGATAATCCCCTTACCTTTGACTGTGACCAGGGTATTGGCCGTACCCAGATCGATGCCTATGTCACGTGAGAAAAGCCCAAAGATGAGATTGAAAGGGGAGAACAATTGGCCTCCTCCGCTGATAAGAAATCAACAGAAATTATAGCATAAAATTGTTCAATTCACACCATTGTCGCGCGGCTGATTCACGATTATAATGCACGGTGTACACGCTTATCTGAGGGGGTTTCGCATGGGAGCGCCAGAGCTTAAAGTGGAGTTATCTCGCCTTCGTCTGAAGATACGGCAGATCGATTCTGAGATAGCCAACCTCCGGCGAGAAAGAGGAGTCTATCGTCAAATGGGCTTTGGACGGGACATCAAGGATACACAGATTTTGCTCCATGAGGAGGAGAAGAGGCATTGTCAGGAACAGATGGCTCACTTGCGGCGTCAGCTGCTGCTTTACCCCGAGACAAAGGTTCACGATAGTGAAGGCGTCCGCCCTGACCCGACCGAGTCCGATCCCCGTCGGCGCCGTGGCCTCAGTTCCTGGTTGCTCTTACCGCTCTTGTTCATCCTCCTCATCCTCCAGTTCTTTCAGAGGGGACAACATTCCGGACGTCGGGAGAGAGCCTGGCGAGCGCTCGGCCATGAGGAGTTAACAGGCGATGAGGAGCTAGAAGTATCTGAGGGAATATAGGGCGTGGCGGGCGAGAGGCTATCCCAATGAGGTTCTATTTGTGTTCGACCCTTTTTAAGATTCGCTGGATAGACCTCTTCGCTCTGGCTACTACGTCTTCTTCATCGAGCGTCTTCAGCACTCTCCCCTCCATTAGGATTCGACCATCAACGATGGTAGTCTCGACATCGGCTGACCTGGCCGAGTAGATAAGGCGGGAGACGAGGTCGCCATCGGGCAGGGGGGCCAGATGCGGACCCTCCGCGTTCAGGATAATGAGATCAGCCCTTTTCCCTACCTCCAAGCTGCCTATCTCCTTCTCTAACCCCAGCGCTTCGGCTCCTCCGTGCGTAGCCATCCTCAGGACCTCCCGTGCGGGTAGGACAGTCGGTCCGAGTCTGGGCTTCTGGATAAGGGCGGCGATTCTCATCTCAATGAAGGGGTCCAGATTGTCATTGCAGGCGGCACCATCAGCGCCGATGGACACCTTCACTCCCCTTTGTAACATCTCAGGGACCATGGCTATGCCTGATCCCAGCTTCAAGTTCGCCGAGGGGCAGTGCAGAACCTTCGTCTGAGTGGTAGCCAATATGGACAGCTCCTCCTCGTCCAGCCAGATGCAATGGGCCAGCTGGAGGTTTGGACCGGTCAGTCCAGCGGCGTGGAAGTACCTGACCTGTGTCAGCCCACGCTGTTGAAACGTCTCCATATTCGACTTTTGGCTCTCAGCAGCGTGGCTGTGGATGTTCACCTGGTATCGTTCGGCCAGTCTCCGTACCTCTTGGTGCAATTCGTCAGTACAATGGCGAGGACTGCGTGGGGCGAAGCCGTAACGAATGCGCTCCTCCTTAAGGTGCCATTTCTCCAGGAGAGCGACGCTCTGTTGAAGGGCATCACTCGTTGTCTCGCACAGATAAGGAGGTAAAGCGGGCTGATGGTCCATCATAGCCTTGCCTGATTGGGCGCGGATACCGCTATCCTGAATAGCCTGAAAGACGCTGTCATGGTGGTGTATGGTTCCCATGTCGACGATTGTTGTCGTGCCTGCCTTGATCATCTCGGCCAGGCCAAGGCACGCTGCATCATAAAGGGTATCCGGATCATGGGCGGCCTCAAAGGGGAAGGTCTTACGGAGCAACCAATCTATCAGGTCGAGATCATTGGCCAGCCCGCGAAATAGGCTCTGACAGAGGTGGACGTGGGTCTGAATCAGTCCTGGCAACACTACCTTTCCCCTGGCCTCGATCACCTTGTCGGCAGAGGAGGCTATTTGCGTTCCAATCTGTCGAATGAATCTGTCTTGGATGAGAATATCTCCCTCGAAGATCTCCCCTACGGTGTTCAAAGTAATGAGACGACCGTTCTTTATTAATATGCTAGGCATTGTCCTTACCCCCTACCCCTCTCCTGTCCTTCCCGGACGGGAAGGACAGGAGAGGGGGTAATAGAAATTTGGGGATACCCCAAACCCCCGTCCGCCGAGGGTCCGCCTTCGGCGGATGCACACCCCTTCTGGGCTGTGATCACTGAAAACTGTAGGGGCGAGGTCTCCTCGCCCTCTGGTATGGACTTGAATAAGGGCACGGTAACCGTGCCCCTACCCTCTCCCGTTATAGGCTTCATCCAAAAGTTGCATCGTGTGCCTGACTCTCAGTTTAGGGTTAAATCTCCTCGCCCCGTAGGCGAGCTGAAGTAGACAAGAGGGATTTTCAGTGGCCACGATATTGGCTTGGGTCGTGGCCAGATTGCCCATCTTTCGCTCCAGTATCTGCAGTGAGAGCTCGGTCTGGAGCATAAAATAGGCTCCTGCCCCTCCACAACACATAGTCGGCTCTGGACATTCAACAAAGGTCAGACCCGGGATGCTTTTCAGGATGGCGCGGGGTTGCTGGGCTATCTTCTGGTGATGCACCAGGTGGCATGGGTCATGGTAGGTGACCCTCTGTTTTAGCTCTCCCACTGGCGGTTGCCATCCTATCTCAGAGAGATACTCACTGATGTGCCTGACCTTGGCGCTTAAGGCGGCAGCGTCTTTGACGTACTGGGGGTCATCAGCCAACAGGTGTACGTAGTCCTTCAAAAAAGCGCTACAACTGGCACAGTCGGTTACGATGGCCTCAGCCTGCACTCCCTTAAGAATCTGGATGTTCCTTCTAGCCAGGAGGCGAGCAGAGGCGAAATCTCCGAAGCTGTGCGGTGGTACACCACAGCAAACGACCCGAGGTACTTCTACGGCGATGTCGTTCCACCACAGGACGCGCCGTGTGGCCAGGACTACATCGGGATAAAGCGTATTAGGCAGGCAGCCAATGAAGTAGGCCACCCTACCTCGGGGACGTTCCGGGTTGTGATTGACCGTGGCCATCATCTCCTGGGCCGTTTGCTGGGGCAGAGTCGGCAGAAAGGGAACTGCTCGTCCCAATGCTCCGAGCAATCTTGTCATACCCGTGGCCTCAGCCAGCCGTTGCAGACCGCTCAGTTGAATCAGTCGTACGGCTTTAGCGAAGCGATCGAGGCGGCGAGGGGAAGATAGCAGCTGCCTGAAGAGGAGGGTCAAGAGCCACGATTGCCCCTCCCGGGTGACTATCTCCGCCCGGGCACGGCTAACCAGCTCGTCGGTCTTTATCCCCGGAGGGCAAGCGGAAATGCAACCGCGGCAGAGGAGACAGGTAGCCAGGGCCCCTTGATCCAGGCGCTTAGGCAGGGGGAATCCCTCTTCGATAACGTGTCTCATTAAAGTGATCCTTCCTCTGGACACCTGCGACTCGAGCCGCGTCACCTGGTAGGTGGGGCAAACGGCCTGACAGAAGCCACACTTGTTGCAGCGAAGCACGTCTTCATAGAGCTCTTCGGCGAGTGTTGGCAAATTTATCACCTATTCAATCTTAGCCGCAATCTTCTCGGCGAGGGCTATGGTCTCATCAGGCGAGGTATACCCCTGAGCTACACTGGAGGTCCACAGAGTGACGCCGATGTTGGCCTTACGAAATTGCAGCCGATACGAGCGCCAGGTGCGCCCCTCATAATCCGTCCAGGCGTGCGACCAGGCAGCGGTTGCATCACCGATCTGTTTGACAGAGACGGGCGTCTCCCCCGGATTCATCTCTAGGAATCGCTCCACCGTGTACTCAAATGCCTGCCGTGCTCCCTCGGGCGATTTGTAGCTGGAGGTGAGGCTCTCAATCGAGAGCGTACCGGTGATCACGTTCCAGGAGGCGTCCACTTCAAAAACGCTGGCATAACCGGTGATCCGTCCCCATTGTTCCAATAGACCGAACATTTGTTGATAGTCGGGCCAGGTCGCCGCTACGGCAGCGTTATCTCGCGGTCCAGTCTGGGTTCGATTCGGATAAAACATACAACCGACATCTGGCCAGGTGAGCGTCATATACTCAGGCGCTGCTGATACCGGTGAAGCATCAAGGAGAGCATTATTAGCTACGATCAGGAGATAGGTCTTATGGGTGAATCCGTCGTTGGCCTGTAGCCTATCGTGGCCGAAAGACAGGATCAGGGCAGCAATGACGAGCGCTGGCCCCAGGTGTTTCATCGCCGGATGCCTTCCTCGCCCGCTGTATTTCAGCGGTTCCTTTGTTGGAAAGGTTCATTTACTGGATAACGTGGCCTCTTGCCCTGGAGAACCCGCACCACCTCCTCGGCGACGGTTACGGCCATGCCCTGCAAAGCCTCCCTAGTAGCTGCGGCGATGTGGGGTGTCAGTATCAGATTGGGTGCATGGTGCAGTGGACTATCCGCGGGCAGGGGCTCTGTAGCAAAGACATCGAGCGCTGCCCCAGCCAGGTGACCGGATTGCAGCAAAC
Coding sequences:
- a CDS encoding 5'-deoxyadenosine deaminase; translation: MPSILIKNGRLITLNTVGEIFEGDILIQDRFIRQIGTQIASSADKVIEARGKVVLPGLIQTHVHLCQSLFRGLANDLDLIDWLLRKTFPFEAAHDPDTLYDAACLGLAEMIKAGTTTIVDMGTIHHHDSVFQAIQDSGIRAQSGKAMMDHQPALPPYLCETTSDALQQSVALLEKWHLKEERIRYGFAPRSPRHCTDELHQEVRRLAERYQVNIHSHAAESQKSNMETFQQRGLTQVRYFHAAGLTGPNLQLAHCIWLDEEELSILATTQTKVLHCPSANLKLGSGIAMVPEMLQRGVKVSIGADGAACNDNLDPFIEMRIAALIQKPRLGPTVLPAREVLRMATHGGAEALGLEKEIGSLEVGKRADLIILNAEGPHLAPLPDGDLVSRLIYSARSADVETTIVDGRILMEGRVLKTLDEEDVVARAKRSIQRILKRVEHK
- a CDS encoding rod shape-determining protein produces the protein MFGLFSRDIGIDLGTANTLVTVKGKGIIIDEPSVVAINKKTKKILAIGAEAKRMVGRTPANIVAIRPLKDGVIGDFDVAEQMLRYFIQKANHQFGYSGRPRVVIGIPSGVTEVEKMAVHDAARNAGAREAHLIEEPMAAAIGANLPITEATGSMIVDIGGGTTEVAVFSLAGIVLSRSIRIAGDEMDQEIMQYAHQRHNLAIGERMAEEVKIAIGSAYPLPEERTAILRGRDLVTGLPKSVEISSVEIREAISSSASAIVEMVKMTIEETPPELIADLMAQGIALAGGGALLAGLDQRLSQETKMRVYVADDPLTCVVRGTAEVLEEIDILRKVEVPVKYERPLR
- a CDS encoding (Fe-S)-binding protein, with translation MPTLAEELYEDVLRCNKCGFCQAVCPTYQVTRLESQVSRGRITLMRHVIEEGFPLPKRLDQGALATCLLCRGCISACPPGIKTDELVSRARAEIVTREGQSWLLTLLFRQLLSSPRRLDRFAKAVRLIQLSGLQRLAEATGMTRLLGALGRAVPFLPTLPQQTAQEMMATVNHNPERPRGRVAYFIGCLPNTLYPDVVLATRRVLWWNDIAVEVPRVVCCGVPPHSFGDFASARLLARRNIQILKGVQAEAIVTDCASCSAFLKDYVHLLADDPQYVKDAAALSAKVRHISEYLSEIGWQPPVGELKQRVTYHDPCHLVHHQKIAQQPRAILKSIPGLTFVECPEPTMCCGGAGAYFMLQTELSLQILERKMGNLATTQANIVATENPSCLLQLAYGARRFNPKLRVRHTMQLLDEAYNGRG